One stretch of Halalkalicoccus tibetensis DNA includes these proteins:
- a CDS encoding RNA-binding protein, with the protein MAHGFVTFHEVDQARKAIRDLGGDLAELLTGN; encoded by the coding sequence ATGGCCCACGGGTTCGTGACGTTCCACGAGGTCGATCAGGCTCGCAAGGCGATCAGGGACCTCGGCGGCGATCTCGCGGAGCTGCTCACCGGGAACTGA
- a CDS encoding cytochrome P450, whose translation MRPPDELTAEERLMDPFPWYETMRETEPVRYDESRDCWDVFRYDDVKRALSDYETFTSTGASDFDPNGNLGTLLIDENPPEHDRLRGVVEEYFQPGNLEELRPSIRSIVDDRLDRALEDGREIDVIGELTAPVTVLTISRLLGVPEDDWDLVRQWSGAMTGDEAGRDAIMEGVGKMYEYFGNLLDERRQNPESDLISVIAGSEADDEPTLSPSEQRAFCVFLFLAGHSTTTHAVGNALWTLEETGEYERLRDGELDRRTVFDEVLRYRGPVQSISGRRTAEAVELSGTEIPEGERIVSWIGSANRDPDVFDDPDQFCPDRRPNRHIAFGFGPHYCLGAPLAKLEGDIILDAVTDRVERLEVNEGPSEPVELATSYGFDRLPMTFHPHN comes from the coding sequence ATGCGACCACCGGACGAACTCACCGCGGAAGAACGGCTGATGGACCCGTTTCCGTGGTACGAGACGATGCGCGAGACCGAACCCGTTCGATACGACGAGAGTCGCGACTGCTGGGACGTTTTTCGCTACGATGACGTCAAGCGGGCGCTCTCCGATTACGAGACATTCACCTCGACGGGTGCGTCGGACTTCGATCCGAACGGAAACCTGGGAACGCTCCTCATCGACGAGAACCCGCCGGAGCACGACCGGCTTCGGGGTGTCGTCGAGGAGTACTTCCAGCCAGGAAACCTCGAGGAGCTTCGCCCGTCGATTCGATCGATCGTCGACGACCGCCTCGATCGAGCACTCGAAGATGGAAGGGAGATTGATGTTATCGGCGAGCTGACCGCCCCGGTAACCGTCCTAACAATCTCCCGGCTTTTGGGTGTTCCCGAGGACGACTGGGACCTGGTCAGACAGTGGTCCGGCGCGATGACTGGCGACGAGGCTGGGCGCGATGCCATCATGGAAGGGGTGGGAAAGATGTACGAATACTTCGGTAATCTCCTCGATGAGCGTCGCCAGAATCCGGAAAGTGACTTGATCTCGGTCATCGCGGGTTCGGAAGCGGACGACGAACCGACGCTTTCGCCGTCCGAACAGCGGGCGTTCTGTGTCTTTCTCTTTCTCGCCGGCCACTCGACGACGACCCACGCCGTCGGGAACGCCCTTTGGACGCTGGAGGAAACCGGGGAGTACGAGCGACTCCGCGATGGCGAGCTCGACCGGCGGACAGTGTTCGACGAGGTTCTCCGGTATCGAGGACCGGTACAGTCGATCTCCGGGCGACGAACGGCTGAAGCGGTCGAACTAAGCGGAACGGAGATTCCCGAAGGCGAGCGGATCGTCTCCTGGATTGGGTCGGCCAATCGGGACCCCGACGTCTTCGACGATCCAGATCAGTTCTGTCCCGATCGGAGGCCGAATCGTCACATCGCGTTCGGGTTCGGTCCTCACTACTGTCTCGGTGCGCCGCTCGCGAAGCTGGAGGGGGATATCATTCTCGATGCCGTCACGGATCGCGTCGAACGACTCGAGGTCAACGAGGGTCCTTCTGAGCCCGTCGAGCTAGCGACTAGCTATGGATTCGATCGTCTCCCGATGACGTTTCATCCGCATAATTAG